The Eublepharis macularius isolate TG4126 chromosome 3, MPM_Emac_v1.0, whole genome shotgun sequence genome has a window encoding:
- the LOC129325723 gene encoding gap junction beta-2 protein-like translates to MDWGSLQAILGGVNKHSTSIGKIWLTVLFIFRIMILVVAAEKVWGDEQQDFVCNTLQPGCKNVCYDEFFPISHIRLWALQLIFVSTPALLVAMHVAYRRREKKRKCSENIDIEKLKRQKFHIEGPLWWTYTSSIFFRIIFESVFMYTFYFMYKGYKMPRLVKCDAWPCPNMVDCFVSRPTEKTMFTIFMLAVSGICMLLNVVELCYLVLKFCMKKPKTIKSLPHH, encoded by the coding sequence ATGGACTGGGGATCCCTCCAAGCCATCTTAGGAGGCGTCAACAAACATTCTACAAGCATTGGGAAGATCTGGCTGACTGTCCTGTTCATTTTCCGCATCATGATTCTTGTGGTAGCTGCAGAAAAGGTCTGGGGAGATGAACAACAAGATTTTGTTTGTAATACTCTACAACCTGGATGCAAAAATGTCTGCTATGATGAATTCTTCCCCATTTCTCACATTAGACTCTGGGCTCTGCAACTCATTTTTGTGTCCACTCCTGCACTTTTGGTGGCAATGCATGTTGCCTACAGAAGGCGTGAAAAGAAACGGAAATGCAGCGAGAACATTGACATTGAAAAACTGAAACGGCAAAAGTTTCACATTGAGGGGCCCTTATGGTGGACATACACCAGCAGCATTTTCTTCCGAATTATCTTTGAATCTGTCTTCATGTATACATTTTATTTCATGTACAAAGGGTACAAAATGCCACGCTTAGTAAAATGTGACGCTTGGCCTTGCCCAAATATGGTAGACTGCTTTGTTTCCCGACCCACTGAGAAAACCATGTTTACTATTTTCATGCTGGCTGTGTCAGGCATCTGTATGCTCCTGAATGTGGTTGAGTTGTGTTACTTAGTGCTAAAATTTTGCATGAAAAAACCTAAGACCATAAAATCACTGCCCCACCACTAG